In the genome of Lactuca sativa cultivar Salinas chromosome 3, Lsat_Salinas_v11, whole genome shotgun sequence, the window atcagactcgccgagtcgttcatggactcgacgagtccagtcggggaCCCAGATGGATtctgttttaatgtttttatgtGTCTTCTGGGTTGTTTGTTCTTTGTTTTGCAGGAACCATGTTTTCAAGAGGACAAAGCTCTCGTGGAAGTCAAGGATATTTTCCTTggttgcattttctgcaaattaACTCAAATTCAACAAGAAGCAAATGGAAAAAGAAGCTTGCGGAGCTGCTGAAAAAGGAGATATGTGCTCCTAATACCATTGATTGGGAATGGTTGGGGAGAGTTCATTATGAATAAGAGTTGGACCCTTATCTAGTCAAAACATTTGTGCACAATGGGGTATCCATTACATGTGATGGATGGAGTCGTGTCTTCCGAATTCAAGAGCCGATTTATCGTGAGCTATGCCTGGAGTTCTTTTCCACAATACACTTCCAGGGTGTGGATGATTATTATAACCCCGGAAGTGTTactttttgtcttgggggcgagCTTCGTCAGTGTTCCATGGTCGAACTAGCATGGAGATTGGGGATATATGACCAACAAGTGGTCAACACGGATGCATTTCGTTCATTTTTTGAGAATTTCCACAAAGCATTTTCGGATGGGATCACAAGTTCAAGTTGGTGGAGCACCATTGCCAATAAAGTTTACATACCAAAGTCGGCTCAAGAAGGGAGCATACGATCACCTACACACCGCCTCATTCACCGGCTTATTTCAAATACCATTAACCAGCGGaaagatgatgacaaggtttctaaccttgatgcTTTCTTTCTTTGGAGCATCATTACACCCAATACTTTCTGCAACATTCCATGGTGCATTGCTTCATATTTGGCGGAGGGAGCGGTCAAGGActgcaaaacttcaaaaattaatgGTGGCATGTTCGTGACACGTTTAGCCCACTCTTACGGGTTAATGACTAGCGGTGTTTGGAACTTGCTGACGGAGATTCCGACACCTCCCTTTAATCCTATTCTTTTTTGCAGGGCACACATTATTGAAGATTATGGAGGAGATCATTATGCTATCCCGCATGACGATCCGGTGATCGGGCCCAAGGCACCGAGACAGAGGGTTAGATCGAGACGTGAGCGGGAAGTGGAGGAGGAACCGCCGGTGATTCCAGTGGACAATGACGAAGTACcgatggattggtacaatgtcgaGATGAGGAGGCTCCAAGATCAAATGGCGAGGGGTATTAATTTTAGCAACGAATCCCACGTGCGACTTTTTGACCATTTCTATATTCCACACATTGATGGGGGTAACTTCCCCTACATTCCTTCTTGGGACGAGATCATTAACGCAAGGCGGAGTGGAGCTGGTGGGAGCGGGGTTGTGCATGGCCatgatgaggaagaagatgattagtttttttatgtcttatggaacaatttttatttgttttttttattttgtttggtgtgttttgaattcTTAATTAGGACTTAAACTCTTATATGCTTGATGATCTATTTGCCTTGGTTTATTTCAGAATTTGGTTTAGGAAATGCTTGCATAAGGAGTCTAGAGTATGTGAGAAAAACGTGGAAATGAATCAAGAAAGGTCGACATATTGAGTCTAggtgtcgagtccggtcctaaAGGGTTTAGGAGTAAATGTTTACAGAAGCAATTGGAGGTTTTTGAAGTCCATTACGACCTGGATTCAAGACATAATTTCTTTATTTTTCGCCCAGAGATGACTCGCCGAGTGTAGTTAACCTTCTCGACAAGTCGCAATACATTTTCACGATTTCAAAATTTTCCCGCtattactcgacgagtcgtttatatgactcgacgagtccttcatTTATCTACCACAAGGGttgctgatttgatgctgataGCTCCACCACTTGACCACTTATTCTTTGCGATAAATTCCTGAAGATTCTACAGTATTTTTCCTGCACATTTGGAGCTACCCACATGCGATTTGatgcccaagacatggatgagttgttcctatGTCTAAAGTTGGTTGAAATACGAGCTTAATAGAAGATGATCAGCCTAGCGACAGCTACCCCAGGGGAGTATGTTCTAATTCCCTCTACATTTCTTGTTATTAtttttcatgcataacatgcaatgaggacattgcataaactaagtgtggggtaggggttgatGTCACCTTAGTAAATGTAGCATCCTAATGTCCTAATTTaagttaatttttaaatttttgcataccaaaaatgttaCTTAGGATTTAAttgagaaaattttggtaaaacgaaattaggattccatgttagagttatgttgatgattgcatgaagacccaaatttttagttgagcctatatacgttctagtgcatttgtagcttccttattccagtgaaatcatgggacaaaaacacgacctcgctaagcccgaaggatgcaatatgtttagcatcgtgtaccagaaatgtatccaggaaaattattattttagccaataaaggttgaagttgagcgtccctgcttaagcatgtagggatttgagcgaaaaaaaagtgagttacatgttaaaaaaaaaaagagaaagaattacaagaaaagatgtaagaatttttggagcatcaaagttaaagtgaagatcaaaagataaaAATTCCAAAGATTCAAAAAGCTAAAGATAccaaaaaatcaaacaacaaggtggtgaattcaaggaaattagagattaaatgtcaaagaagtgaagaattccaaagagctccatagtAGAATCaataattgtaattctagattatgtatgcttggattgctcaaccaaaaataccttgaggataggaggttttctgcggatggattcggaggaatgcataaaatgagcattgttcgggataactgtgcgaatgtttatgaggattgtgagtatttggagtatggggggttattaggaaatttttagacacaaatgcatgcgttgcggtcttggcataatggttgggttggactggagttgtcctatgtgattctaatgtgctaaaattcagttttgcttgggggcaagcaaatgtcaagtgtggggtattttgatagtgGCATAATTAGCcttatattaagtatagatttttatcatttattagctaatttattgcatatcatggacaaaagatacttaaaagtgtttgaattgtgttttcagtccaaaagcaaagctcggaagcaaaaggaagcaggagaagcggttgagagctcgggagttgaacaaagaagaaaaaggcTAAAAATacaaggtactcggcgagtagggtcgactactcggcgagtctcatcGAAGATTCGAGAGGATAAAGACTCCGTAACTTACCGTGTAAGGGAATTAAgggatggactcggcaagtcagttcGAATCTATAAAAACAGCTGTCCAGATTGACACAAGGCATTCTGGAACCCTTGGGGAGAAGCAAGCTGCGAATCAGAGTCAGGAGAGGTCTggagaacgaagatacaaccACAATaccaattccgaaggagatttgaggcaaaatTACATCATTCTTACTTTAATCTATTTTTCTTCATCATGTTTAGACTTCTAGATTTTGTTTTTGTGTTGttaattacctcaatcatgagctaaaacttttaaacttctgtttggggagacaaaattgagactatggttgattattggtaggattaatttaatattggtgattttgttgattctagcttgttaaagaaccttatgtgtgaatgaaaACTATTTCTCTGTTATTAGGAAGATAATTAAGctacatgaacatctcttaattgctacctcatataatttatgtgaccactttgttatatgactaggattagcgactgtgaaactagagttaatagaaaaataggtaaattcatgtgtgagcttgtgtgatgaccatcaacaagaggttaactaaaggaccaaattagttagctattacaagtctaaattaacccgaataaataacctagtgaattaaattaaattagacagttggccactgtttgagttagtttgttctctaaggattagtgcagcgaatgttaatctaatcacttgaatcggtagccaatagaagaaataatccattgcactattaccataatatcaaccataggatcaattgagttgaactaaacagaagttcccttcttcattgaatttagttgaatctttgcttTTCTAGTCTTTAGtttaagtaatagttagtaagtttctagtcttgtaaaactagagaaaacccttttttattatttaattttagataaaattagtttaagttttaatttaccgttccctgtgttcgataccctaattatttagctttaccacagttgataggtccactgcctttgtgtgtttattttataattaaaagtaggtttaaaactagttgagttcaCACACATCAATAGCAACCATGGCCCAAAACAGATAAATTGGCCCACTAACTCAAAACATGACCAGGCCCAATGACTGATTAAGGCCCAAAACAAGTCCAAGCCCATCTGAGTGCGTACCACTCCTATTCACTCAGCGTACTGGGTCCCTAAGTTGTATGCGCTCCGTACGCTAATCTACGCTCAGCGTACAAACAGATTAAGCATAACTTCCATTAAGTGTGTAATACTCGATGTTCTAACGTCCAATCTTTAGATCTGAGTCCATTAagacgtcctaaggcataaagtaggcaactttatgccttttcatgttccatatgttcccaacaacccattaagacctttccaagagtcttaatccatgcatgaggtcaaaacacccatcAAGACATCATTTTTATGGCATAAATGAGTTAGAGGACCTTAGATCTACTCTTCATAAGCTCTGGAGTTGCTCCAACTCTCTAGAGATGATCCAAGAACACAAAAGAGACAATATAGAAACCCTAACtagatctaatgaataagatAGCAAGATCAAGACATTATACCTCCAGAGGCTCTTCAAGGTGAACTAGATGTAGATTCTTGAAGCCAAATGCCACTCCAAGCTTGCTTAGCAATTCCTTCTTCTTGAATGAACTCTAAAATGGCCATAAATACACTCCTTAAGCTCAAAAACACTCTCACAAGGGATCTCTGGTGTAAAAGGGCAAAATGAGGCTATGGAGGCTGATTAGCGTTTGGTCAAAGGGGCTTAAGGGTGTTTAAATAggtccgagaattagggttttggccctCTGTCGTGTACGCCTTGTGTATGCGGCCACCCTCCACGTTCATGCATccttagtacgctaagcatactcctggagtacaccccgcgtactaagGGACCTTTTATGCCATCTTTTCCATTTCAAGGGTCTAAAGAGTAATACCTTATTTGGAATGTTACAGGTTTGAAGAAAATGCTGAAAAATCGCGTCTATATACAACTGAAAACTGTGTGCACATTGCGTACTATGTTCTCTGCGCGCTGTTGACAATTCTATTAACTTATAGCTATTGactagatctacaactttcatttagactccttcggctgattttgatttatttttactGGCTGAGACTCTTAAAGTCCatataaaaaatcataactttctcatacgatattcgttctcgactatctttatatcgatGAATAGATATGGACGAGAtccacaacttttgtttagattgtttttcctaacaatcaaccaATTTCATTTTGGGTTTCTGTGTCATGCGTTGTTGTATTGTATTGCGtctaaaacttcaaaaaaatcataacttcttcgtacgaagtcaaatttgggcgttttTTTATATGCACGGTTTTGCTTTTTCgattacgacttttgtttagattatttattcaaaataatcttttatttttaatttatattttatccCTATTAATTACGTTACAACGTAAGACTTTACACAGATATCATATACACCTAATATCTATAAAATTCACATATTTATTTGGccatattataggtttaataacTAAGCTTAGTAGGAAATATGGTGATAAACTCTCCATGCTAAGATGTTAAGCTTACCTGGGGAAGGTAGAGATGTCAATATATTCTGGTAATGATGCAACCATGAATAGCTTCAAATTATTAAGAGTCCAAAAGCAACCATCATAACCAGAAGGGGAGAttgaatgatgaaaaaaatatataaaacagaAGTTTGTCTTGAGCAAGAATGTGATTTAGGTCACGAATAGCACTCGAAGAGTTTCGTTTTCATTTAACCGTGGGTGGGTGTGAAAAACGCCCATCGGGACCGTATAGAGATTTGATTATAGGGCTAATGCCATAAAACCCTCAAATTTTCAAGAAATGTTCGGTTGTATCCTAGGTCCATTTTTATGTCCAAAAAAAACCACACATTTGGGCAAAAATTGTCATAATTGCCCTCTTTTCCGATTTTATCCTTCTATGGAATTAGGGGGTGTTTGGTTATCGACACATGTTAAGGGATGTTTGGCATTAGGGGATGTCAAAACGAAGCTAGGCATTGCCTGCAACTTCCCACGACCCTTTGTGGTCCTTTTCTCGTCGTCGGCAACTACTAATCAAGGGGAAAAGGAAGTAGTGACGGGGTGGATCGGAAAAGACGAACGGAAGGCAGTCAAGCAGATCTTTGGCGGTCAAGTAGATCGCGAAGAGGGAAAAGAGTCGATTTCCAGTGGGCTCCCCTTGGCCTCCTCGTCCTCATCTCCGGCAACAATCGAACCGAAAAGGACGCAACAGCAACAGTCGACCAATGGAGAGCACCATTGGTGCTCGATCTGACTAGAAAAAAAGGAGAACGGAATCAACAACATGTGGGGGGTTTTTTGGTGCTCGACAAACCAAAGGGAGGAAGGGCTAAAGTCGGCAACTGGTGGTGGCGGTAATGGGCTGGAGATGATTGTGGAGCAAGGTGGAAGTAGGTGTCTCCAACGAACACTTCGTGTCTTGTTATTTGTGGTTGGTCGTTGTCGAAATGAAGAAAAGTGGCAACAAAAGATCGAGGGGTGTTTGGATGGCAATTAATGAAGAAAGAAGAAGGTGGAGGGGCTGCTAAAAGTTGCTGGAACGGAGGTGGCAGCCCTCCCTTTCTTCCTTGGTTTACCAGCGATGGAAGGAAAAGAGTGAGCAAACCAAACACACTTTAATCTTATAACCAAGCAATTATAACAATTTTTGTCCAAATGTGCAGTTTTTGTAAATAGGCTTAGGAtatgacaaaacattttttttaaaatttgagtGTTTTTATGTCATCATACAAAGTGTTGTTGCTAAAGGTCTTAAACCATTTCTCCAATATGGCAAGATTTTGAAACTTAAGACTTCCAATACATACCCCATGTTCTCTCCATATTTGAATGTTTTTATGTCGTTAGTCTTTTGATTATATATCATACAAAGGGCCTGTTTGATTATAGTCTGATTGGGTCTGGTCAGAAAAAAATGTCTGACCCAATCCAGTTGGCTTGtttgatttatataaaaaattctcTGATTCGGTCCATAGATAGCTGACTCTgtcatgaaaaaaaaaagatgctgACCGAGACCATTAATCTTTTCTCCCTAACATGCCCTTCTCTTTCTTTTTTTCCCCAGACAATCAAACTCTCGCTCCTCCGCTCATATCATCAGTAATCATCGTTTCTTCGCCAAGCAATTCCCCCTCGCCTTCCTCATATGATCGGCACTCACCGTCGACACTCCCAAGCTGAAATCGACTCTCAAAAAAGGACATGCTTACCCCTCAAACAACCCCTGAAATCGTGCCTCCATGCCATCATCTCTGAAATTAACTTGTGGGTCTTCTTGAGTATTTGTAACTGTTGATGTTCAATGATGATTTTGACGAAGATCTTGTGACGGTATGAACTATTTTGGGtagtttttttatgttttcttcttgttcttgttttTTTGTCTTGATGGGTTTGTGGGATGATGTTTATATTGTGCATGTCCAGTCTTTGCTTTTGCTTGTAATGTTACAATACATCTGGAATTTGTGATGATTGAAGTTAAAAAGGTGGTTGGGTGTGTGTTTGCAAGCAGCAAACTTGTGAGTTGCAGAACAATACATGAATGTTTCTGGAATGGGTGGGGTTGAATGGCTAATCGATTCCATTGGTTTGCAATTTTCTTTGTAATTCTTGtagaaaattatatataaatgttTTATTGGTTAAGTTGTTTATCCTTTGTTCTTCTAAATTGGCTCAAATTTCATTTGTTAGAATGTATTGAATGTAATAACCAAGTTTATTTTTTGTTGTATAGTGATGTTTGATTTGGGTCTAATTAATTAGTATGGTTTTATGAGGTTTAGTTATAGATCATTTGTTTTTTACAATATAATATGCTTtaacaaaagggtaaaatggtcaatttctTTCATTCATCAGCAACAATCAAACAACCCCAAAATGTTGTTGCTAAAGGTCTTAAATCTCCAACACTTCCTTGGCAGACGTTTTACAATCCatcatttttttttccaaatgtcCGTTCCAAAATAATCTCTCTCTCCCAGGTCTTTGAGAAGTGCAAGATGACGCAAGACGGATTTGCAAAGCGTTAGCCTTGGAACTTCCAAATGACACCAAATGAGATGGATGTTAATGATCTTTGAAGAACAAACAAAAAACAGTATtgatctttatttttttatacgTGTTACTTGTGATCATTTTCCAATGTACATGTCGACCAATAATTTATTCTTGACGTGCCCCACAAATGATAAAAGCGCCCGTGACCGAATTAATTAACAAAAATCCAAAACCCAATTAACACATGTTTTCAGAACACCATCAATTATCGTAGCTTTTGTGAAAGTGACTTTCCTTagtagaaaataaataaattaacatTGCCTAAAAAGTCAATAATAACCTTACATTAACAAAATATGCAACATGAAGTTCATGTTTTCATTCATTTTTACAAACATTTCATCCCCATCCCACTTCCCCACTAGTGACGGTGGTGCTCGCATTCCACCGGCACCGACGGAAACCTGCCGGCGTCACTGCAGTAGTCATAAATCATATGGTTCGCCCTCACCCAAATAAGCTGGTGGCTTTGATGCACATTCAACTCCGACAATATTGGTTGATCCCACCAACCGCCGCTGGTAGCACACCGCTTTGCGTTATCGGAATCCGCCGTGGACACCGGACATTCACAACCATTGATCTCAAATGACCGGTAGGATGCGACAAACGGAGCATGGGTCCAGTCGGTTTTGACCCGACCACCTTGTGTCGCCCAGTCGTCAGCATTCCAAATTGAGCTGTACACACCCATCGCTTGGTCTTTAGGGAACGGGATACCCTTGTGCTCCAAATTACTGTGCACTCTAATCGGTGTTTCATCAACCAAAAACCTGCAACAAAAATTTACACCCATGGTAAATACTTGTACTAACTGCAGTATAATTTGTACACGTAAAAGGAAAGGCGAGATACTCGATGTTCAATAAGTATGGTATTTACTTTTCCCTGCTTTCCTTTTCAGACCCATCATGGCATATTGAGAGAGAAAGTGAAATGTACAAACACTCGATTGCTTAGAATCATTCTAGTGTGCTTCAGTGAGTTGTACAcacaatgtgtgtgtgtgtgtttttgcgaAGGAAGGAACTTACACAACTTGGCGCTGGTTCCAGAGGATTGAGTAAGTATGGAAGTCTTTGGTTGGATCGAACCAGAGATTCAACCTCTGTTCACGGTTGCCGACGCCATTGACGTATACATTCGTCTGAACAATGTAAGGTTCTCCGGTGGTGTTCCCCAGGAACTCGAAATCAAACTCGTGGTGTTTCGGGCCATCTGATGACATCTGATCAGATAATAAACCATGGAGATAAATCAAACAACGAATTATAGATTCAAATGATTTGTGATGCACGTTTTTTAGATTAACTTACGTAGAATGCAGTGACTGTTCCGGCGGAATCACCTTCAACAAGCTTGATCTGAACATTTACTTTGCCAAACATGTACTTCGACTTGGATGAAAATCCAGCTCCTGGAAATCAAATTTCATAAGTGACTTGTTTTATACAGATTAATCGTAAAAAAGGGAAAAGTAATTAGTAAATTAGGTTCGAATCGTATAGTTACCGGAAAAGTTATCAAGCTTCATGTTCACCGCATCTCCATCAAACGAGAAATGATCAGCAGCCCAGTAAGGCTGAAACAGCTCATCAAACTTCGAAGTTGAAGTCACAGAGGAAACAGACAGTGAAAGAAGCAATGCAAGAGCGATTAAAGACGAAGAGGAAGAAAACGCCATGAAAGAGATAAGAAGGTTCTGTTGATTTGCAGAGAACTGATGAGTGAAGAAGGAAAGAGGTGTGGGGTGGTTTTATAGCAGGGTGGTGAGAGAAGTATGTTGTGTATGGTAATGGACATGTCAGAGCCACGTTGGATTTAGAAGGACATGTAGGACGAGTAGGGTCCACAATtggaaaatttaaattaaaaaactaGCCGTTTAAGCTGGCTGTAGATGGATGTTTGGAGTAAAAGTGGGCACAGGGTACGAATAGTCACTGTCGGAAAAGATGGCTGCAAATGTAAGCGAATGAGTAGCTGACACGTGGTGTACTACAGCTGGATATGGTATGGTCCAGCTGTCATTTACGCAGTGGTTAAAAAGGACAGCCTTCTTTTGCTCGGTTTTACATTCACCACTCCCTTTGATGATAGATGCTCCCACGCGCTCCTGCTCTAGTTCATACGATGCGTGGAGTACAAACGCCACTTGATAATTTGAACTTCCCAAACGAGTGAAAGAGATTTTTAAGATATCAATACATTGATGGGGTAAATTGTAGGAGATTTTAATTTAGTTTTATTACTTTTTCATtaagttttataatttttgtatgttttttttatgtattaaccAATTATATTTGAAGTaattatcaattttttttaatagtgAGTGAGATTATAGAGAGTGAGATTGTAGATAGTAGCATGGAAAATATCTTTTGCTTTTTTGTTTTATTCTTTCAGAGATGATGTCAAAGTGCCAGCTGGGACAGTACAGTTTTCCACTCAATTTTTTTCCTCACATTTTAAAACCCAATTAAATAAATACCCGAAAATAATCACCAGTCCCCCACCATACCAAAAGTAACACTCTTTTCCTCTTAAAGATCTATGAGTATTTGAATTATTTATATTTCTATAAATATACGgtagaaaattattaattttgaaaaaattgaaaaataaaattttatttcgaAATTTTGAACTTTTTGTATATTATAGGCCAACaagtttaatttttaatttataagaaaaaaattcCAAATTTGAGAAAGTTCCATTCCTATATATAGATTTAAAACTTTTAGTTTAATGGAACTTTCTAAATCTTAAAACAAGTTAAAATAGTTGTTTACACTTTCACaagttttaatttttaagtttccaattattttttgaaaatctataagaaaaaaaaaccttgCTTTTGGTTTCCATCTATGAACTATTAGATTATACTCCTAGCGTTTAATTATCAGTTCTCAATTTTCAGATTTAGTTTTGACAAACATAACCATACTTAAAAAAAATTCAGTTTGAACATTTTTTCTTAATTTCTCTCCATCTAATCATCATCGTCTTATCTatcatttttaataattattctttttattttttgtttcaaatcttCGTTTTGTAAAGAAAAATATGAGTTTTTTTCTCTCCTTtttaatatctattttatcatttcAACCAACATATAACAAAAAGAATAAATTCCAAAATCATGAtcaattttgaaaacaaactcaAACTTCGCGTAACAATTTCCAAACTAACGAACAAGTACAAAACTCATCATAAAGTTTGAGAATTTCAAATTTTTGTTTGAGAAACcaattttcaaatatattttgtGGCAAAAATATTCgactctaataaataaaaaaattaagttaTTAAACAACTTATTAATTTAGATAATCAGATTTATTGTACTCCGGAATTGGGAAGTGCACCACATATTTTTCTAGTCCTCTTTTTACGTTCCCCACATCCCCAAACTACAACATCCACCCACCCTGCCACCCATTAACCATGTCTTAGTTGATAAGTATAATTGGACCCCCTCAACATTCGGTTATGATAGTAGAAGTCCTTGTATATTCTTATTTAAGTTGGCTGTATCCCTTTGTCAATTGTCAAGCAACCAAGCATATGTAATAATTTAACTTTTAAGAAAAAATTAACAATTTATCTTGATAATATTTTTCCAAATCTATTTCACGATATCTATTCTAGTAAGAAGTACAtgcttgataagtcatccaattGACTATTTGTTTATATAGTCTATTATCTTTCTTCGAACATTGAATGCTTCTAAATTAGAATAATCTAGTTATATCAACTTTGGTATATACATATTCATATGAAGATGCCAATATGTATGCTACAATGAAGAGTTGAGTTAATTGAAACAATAGCAATGTATAGAATTACATCTCGTATAAAACAACTTCATGCAACGAAATGATATATAATGCAAAAAACAAGGGCCTAAGTGTGAGGAAAAACATTGCTTTAGGgttgaaataaatattatgagGGCAGCAAAGTGAAAGTAGACCTTGAAAAACGAAAACCTATATTAATTACCAAAAAGTCAAAATAAATATAAGATGAAAAGTGAGGTTGCTAGCATTTTATATGGAAAAGCTCCACTATATTCTCCAGCAAGTTATTCCTAAATCAAATGGTGACAATAGCCTAATGGCTCCTTATTTCTTTACTTTTAGAGATGCTTACCACTTTTAATGATGCTATAGGCTCCTTGAAAAATGAATAATGgtattacttttatatatatatatatatatatatatatatatatatatatatatatatatatatatatatatatatatatatatatatatatatatatatatattttgtgtgcaTGTATGAATGATTAtcgaccaatcattttagttattttagtaaagtaattaattcatattaaatgttgaagatgtaattaatattcattatatcttcagcatgtaatatgcattaattactttcttaaaataactaaaataattggtccagaatcagtcatacatacacacaatatatatatatatatatatatatatatatatatatatatatatatatatatatatatataggtttaggttctatgaaaaacaaaaaaccctaaaaatcataaaaatgcataaaaaaaatacttagagatcacaaaactttttgttgaatttttttataaaaaatcgcagctttttataaaaattcgctgaaaaaaaaaagtaaacttttttttgtaaaaaaaaaagttttttttttcaaatttttttcagcgattttttcttaaaaaatgtcaaaaaaaaattttgtgatctctaggtattttttttatgcatttttagggtttttttgttttccaaataacctttccctatatatatatatatatatatatatatatatatatatatatatatatatatatatatatatatatatatatatatatatatatatatatatatatatatatatatatatatatatatatatatatatatatatataggttcaggtttatttgagatcattctaattttgtgaaaccgtgaaacaaaatctaaaaataattttaaaatgctaaataaatggaaaaatacaaaaattctttttttaaatattattttcagaacttgaattaactaaaaaaaaataaaaaaaatcccgtttttttttaaaatacgttaaatattctaatagaatattacactgacctattctaaaaaataattttaaaatgcaaaataaatggaaaaatctaaaaattcgttttttaaat includes:
- the LOC111890097 gene encoding xyloglucan endotransglucosylase protein 6, with translation MAFSSSSSLIALALLLSLSVSSVTSTSKFDELFQPYWAADHFSFDGDAVNMKLDNFSGAGFSSKSKYMFGKVNVQIKLVEGDSAGTVTAFYMSSDGPKHHEFDFEFLGNTTGEPYIVQTNVYVNGVGNREQRLNLWFDPTKDFHTYSILWNQRQVVFLVDETPIRVHSNLEHKGIPFPKDQAMGVYSSIWNADDWATQGGRVKTDWTHAPFVASYRSFEINGCECPVSTADSDNAKRCATSGGWWDQPILSELNVHQSHQLIWVRANHMIYDYCSDAGRFPSVPVECEHHRH